The genomic window GATGCAGTTACGCTATACGTCAGCGGAGGGATCTCCAATGCTTTTGACGGGACGATACCAAGGGATCTGCTGCGTGATTATTCCACCGGTGAGGCTGAATTGCGAAGAGTGCAGATCGTCGGCACCGGAGGAACTCCGGTTCACGCGATAGTCACGGGTAACCCGCTGGAGGTGCTCGTTCAATGGGAGGTAGTACAGCCGATCGAAGGAATGCTAGAGATAGGCATCATGGATTCGGAAGGACGCCAGATCACGCAGTCATTGTCAACCGACGGAGGTACGCCGCCACTCGACATGAAGCCCGGATGCCACGAGATTGCCTTGCGAATCGATCACACGATCTTCCCTGGGCGGTACTCGCTGCTGGCGGGTATTCACAAAATGGACGGCGGGACCGTGGATTTCGTTGAACGCGCTCTGGACTTTGAGATTCTGAATGCCGGGCGGGACGATCCAAATCACTACCCGTGGAGCGTACGAGGCTATCTTCGACCGGCGCAGCAGTGGGGGCAGGCGATTCCTCACGAGCAATCACAGCAGCGAACACCAACAAGAGCGACGAACGAACCTTGATCGAAAACAAACGCATCTTCGTTACCGGCGGCGCCGGATTCATCGGCTCGACGGTAATCAGCAGCCTGATCGAGCGGAACGACGTCACTGCATTCGACAACCTGACGCGCAACACGCTGAAGGATTTGCCGGCGTTGTTGCATCATCCGAACCTGACCCTCATTGAAGGCGACGTTCTCGATGCCGCGCTGGTGACAAAAGCAATGAAGGGAGCTGACATCGTCGTTCATGCAGCGGGCATCGCGGGGATTGACACGGTCATCAAGAACCCGGTCAATACGATGCGGGTGAACATGCTCGGCACGGCCAACGTGCTCGAGGCGGCGGCGGCGAACGGCGTAAAGGACCGCATCGTGGATTTCTCAACCTCCGAAGTGTTTGGTGCGATGGCCTTCCGGTCATCCGAATCGGATGTCACGGTCGCTGGCTCGGCGGGAGAAGCGCGCTGGACTTACGCGGTCAGCAAGCTTGCAGGCGAGCATCTGGCGCACGCCTACCACGCTCAATACGGCCTGCCGATCGTAACTATACGTCCATTCAACATTTACGGACCCGGCCAGACTGGTGAAGGAGCGCTGCAGACGTTCGTCAAGCGAGCGTTGAAAAACGAGACGATCAGAATCGACGGCGACGGCGCCCAGATTCGCGCCTGGTGCTACATCGACGATTTCGTCGACTGCCTGATGCTATGCATCGAGGATCCGGCCGCAATCGGCCACAGTTTCAACATTGGAAACGCGAGAGCGGTAATCACCATTCTTGGTCTGGCTGAGACAGTTTTGCGTGTCACTCGGTCAGAATCGAACATCGTCTTCGACCCTCCCTTGTCAGCGGACATCGCGATCCGCATCCCGAGCGTCGAGAAGGCATTAAACATCCTTGGATTCAAGGCGAAGGTGGACCTCGAAGAAGGTATTCGTCGCACGGCCGAATTTTTCCGGAATACGGAAGCGCCACGTTCCAGAGCATGATCCGTCTCGCCATTCCCTCCATTGAAGAGGATGACCTGCACGCGGTGCGGGAGGTCTTGGCGTCAGGCATGCTGATTCAGGGCCCTCGCGTGGAAGCGTTTGAGAAGGTTGTGGCGGAACGTGTCGGAGCCACGCATGCCGTGGCGGTGAGCAACTGCACCTGCGCACTACATCTGGCGCTGGCCGCCCTTGACGTGCGGCCGGGCGATCTGTGCGTGGTCACCGCGTATTCGTGGATAACAACTGCCAACGTCATCGAGCTTTGTGGCGCGAGCCCTGTGTTCGTGGACATCGATCCGAAAACTTTTAACATCGATCTGAATCAGCTGGAAAGCGTCCTCAGCGGCCTGATGTTGAGCGCGAATAGCGCTGGCCGGGTGAAGGCGGTGCTTCCGGTGCATACTTTCGGACA from Gemmatimonadaceae bacterium includes these protein-coding regions:
- a CDS encoding NAD-dependent epimerase/dehydratase family protein: MIENKRIFVTGGAGFIGSTVISSLIERNDVTAFDNLTRNTLKDLPALLHHPNLTLIEGDVLDAALVTKAMKGADIVVHAAGIAGIDTVIKNPVNTMRVNMLGTANVLEAAAANGVKDRIVDFSTSEVFGAMAFRSSESDVTVAGSAGEARWTYAVSKLAGEHLAHAYHAQYGLPIVTIRPFNIYGPGQTGEGALQTFVKRALKNETIRIDGDGAQIRAWCYIDDFVDCLMLCIEDPAAIGHSFNIGNARAVITILGLAETVLRVTRSESNIVFDPPLSADIAIRIPSVEKALNILGFKAKVDLEEGIRRTAEFFRNTEAPRSRA